A part of Apodemus sylvaticus chromosome 19, mApoSyl1.1, whole genome shotgun sequence genomic DNA contains:
- the LOC127670029 gene encoding LOW QUALITY PROTEIN: DNA-directed RNA polymerases I, II, and III subunit RPABC4-like (The sequence of the model RefSeq protein was modified relative to this genomic sequence to represent the inferred CDS: inserted 4 bases in 2 codons), with translation MDTQKNVKPPKQQPMIYICGXCHTENEIKXPIRCREYGYRTKYKKRTKRLVVCDAR, from the exons ATGGACACCCAGAAAAATGTTAAACCACCAAAGCAGCAGCCAATGATATATATTTGTGG GTGTCACACCGAAAATGAGATAAA TCCAATCAGATGCAGAGAATATGGATACAGAACAAAGTACAAGAAAAGAACTAAAAGATTGGTGGTTTGTGATGCTCGATGA